The Macaca fascicularis isolate 582-1 chromosome 11, T2T-MFA8v1.1 genome includes a region encoding these proteins:
- the LOC102121747 gene encoding olfactory receptor 9K2, with product MGDKGGNNHSAVTDFILVGIRVRPELQSLLFLLFLIIYGMVLLGNLSMIGIIVTDPRLNAPMYFFLGNLSVIDLSYSTVIVPKAMVNILSHKKTISFAGCVAQLFLYALFMVTEAFVLAAMAYDRFVAICNPLLYSVRMSRSVCIQLVAGSYLCGWVSSILQISVTFSMSFCASRVIDHFYCDSNPIEKISCSNIFMNKMVSFSLAVLIILPTIVVIVVSYMYIVSTVVKIRSSEGRKKAFSTCSSHLGVVSLLYGTVSFVYLTPPNNPELRKVASVCYILFTPMLNPLIYSLRNQDVKDAMKKVLRKKKVLL from the coding sequence ATGGGTGACAAGGGAGGAAACAACCATTCAGCAGTGACTGACTTCATTCTTGTAGGCATCAGAGTTCGTCCAGAGCTCCAGAGTCTCCTTTTCCTACTATTCCTGATTATTTATGGGATGGTTCTTCTGGGAAACCTTAGTATGATTGGCATCATTGTGACTGATCCCCGGCTGAACGCACCAATGTATTTCTTCCTAGGCAATCTCTCCGTCATCGATCTCTCCTACTCTACTGTTATTGTACCCAAAGCCATGGTCAACATCCTATCTCATAAAAAGACCATATCCTTTGCAGGCTGTGTGGCACAACTGTTCCTTTATGCACTTTTCATGGTAACAGAGGCCTTTGTTCTGGCAGCCATGGCTTATGACCGCTTCGTTGCCATCTGCAATCCACTCCTCTACTCTGTTCGCATGTCAAGAAGTGTCTGTATCCAATTGGTGGCTGGTTCCTACCTCTGTGGCTGGGTCAGTTCCATCCTTCAAATCAGTGTCACATTCTCCATGTCTTTCTGTGCCTCCCGAGTCATTGATCACTTCTACTGTGATTCAAACCCGATTGAAAAGATATCCTGTTCCAATATCTTCATGAATAAGATGGTGTCATTTAGTTTGGCTGTCCTCATTATTTTGCCCACAATAGTTGTCATTGTCGTATCTTATATGTACATTGTGTCCACAGTTGTAAAGATCCGCTCcagtgaaggaaggaagaaagcctTCTCCACTTGCAGCTCCCACCTGGGGGTTGTAAGTTTGCTCTATGGGACTGTCTCTTTTGTGTATCTCACACCTCCAAATAACCCTGAACTTCGTAAAGTGGCTTCAGTATGTTACATTTTGTTCACACCTATGTTAAATCCTTTAATCTACTCTTTAAGAAATCAGGATGTTAAAGATGCCATGAAAAAAGTCTTACGGAAGAAAAAAGTTTTACTCTAa